The region ATCTCAGTCAGAGCAAGCCTGATCAGGAGAAAGCTTTTCGCTAGAACTCTCACGTCAGCATTCATACCCGTGCTAGGCATGTTTATCATAATACTCTATATATCCTCATTTTATGGAGAAGCCTCTCTAGCAACAAGATCTAGCTGCGCTCTTCCACCTCCCATAGAGTTCTATACCGGAGGAGAATGCTATATAGTATCGGTCTGGATCGTATTTCTAAGCTTTCTAGCTATAATGCCCTTATACAATCACCTATCAGGATTCGACCTCTTAAAGACTTCTGAGAGTAAGTAGGCATTGTGAAGAAAATATGAGAATCAGATTAACCTGGTATGGGGAGATTCAATTTCAGATATTCTACAAGCTCTTTATATCTGTTTCTGACCGTAACCTCTGTCACACCAGCTGCCACAGCTATCTCCTTCTGAGATCTCTTCTCATTACTTAGTAGCGTTGCAATATACACAGCTGCAGCCGCTATTCCTGCAGGATCTTTTCCAGCTCCTATTCCTGTATTTCTTATCTTGTTTATAATATCTTTGGCAATAGCTTCTACGGAACCGCTTAATCCTAGCTGAGCCACTATTCTAGGTATGTATAATGTTGGATCAGGCTTTGGAATCTCCACATTGAGCTCCTCCCAATTAAGCTCCTTCCATAGAAGTCTATAGCATCTTGCTATCTCTTTTCTATCACTTCTCGTGTATTTAACTATTTCATCAAGAGATCTAGGTGTTCTCATGATCCTGCATGCAGCATATAAAGCTGCAGCTACAATACTCTCAATAGCTCTACCTCTTACAAGACCTGATTCAATAGCTTTCTTATATATTATAGCAGCCTGATCTATAACCTCCTTAGAGAGTCCTAGAGCTGAGGCTAGCTTGTGAAGTTCTTCATAAGCCTGGGTGACATTTCTATCAATAGTATTCTGAACCTTAGCTCTCAGCTGTAGTTTTCTCATTCTCGCATACTCTATCTTCTTCTTCAGATCCAGCTTTTTACCAGTTGCGTCTTTACCACCTACATCAATAACACTTGTAACATCGCTGCCCTGAAGTATTGGAGAAACAGGAGATCCGGCTCTAGCTCTTCTCTCCCTCTCCTCACTAGTATAAGCTCTCCAATCAGGACCTACATCTATAAGTCTTTCTTCGATAACCTCTCCTGTGTCTACACAGATCTTCTCTCCTCTAGCTTCATCATATATGATCCTGCCAGAGGGACATGGAGATCTCTCTTCACGCTTAACATCCTCGGAAGAAGTAGCCTGACTATAACTCATTATTATTCACCTTATTATATTAGCCATTAAAATATGATGTTTTTCAAAGCTTATAAAGATAACTACTCATCCTCTCGATCTTCCTATTCTTCGACTATTACACATACTGTTCATAATAACTATCTCTTAGGAGGTTTAAATTATTGTATCATTCGCCTATAGAATCTCTTCTTATGGTAGTGAAGAAAATTGAAAAGAGGTTCTCTCTCATATCACTAGATATTAGATCTCTGAAACCTGAGAAAATACTATATTTGAAGTCTTAGCATTTATAGCGATCTGTAGAATTGGATAAATGATAGGATGGAAGATCAGATCTAAAAACGATCTAGACAATATCTATCTAGTATCCTCCTAATCACTCCTGTGGTCGAGTAATTGTCTATTCTTGTAGGCATTCTCATTATAGTTATATTGCCTAGATTTCTGTTTCTTAGTTCTCTAACTAGATCCTCTTCGTTAAAGACTTGATCCGGACCTAGCAATATTATATCAGGTCTAACTCTTTCAACACTTCTCAAGACATCTCCTTCGTCTCCTAGAAATGCTTTGTATACATATCTAACAGCTGAGACAACTTCAAGCCTCCAACTCTCTGGATTAACAGGCTCTCTACCTTTGAAGCGTACTACGTTAGCATCTCTAGCTATAGATACATATACCTTCCCATACTCCGAAGCCTTCTTGAGAAGCGCGATATGACCTGGATGGACTATGTCGAAGGTTCCTCCCACAAATACTATCTTCTCATCAGCAGGTCTAGACCATTCAAATGAGGTGTAGCCGAGCATTCTAAGAGCGTCTAAAAGCCCCTCGGCATATGAAACAGCTACTAATCCTGTTTCGTAGTCTTCTTTATCAAGGTAGTATCTTGCATCCTCATAATATCTTCTAGCTTCTTCAAGTACTTTCCTCGCATTTAGATCTCCTGAGAAGTT is a window of Sulfolobales archaeon DNA encoding:
- a CDS encoding transcription initiation factor IIB; translation: MSYSQATSSEDVKREERSPCPSGRIIYDEARGEKICVDTGEVIEERLIDVGPDWRAYTSEERERRARAGSPVSPILQGSDVTSVIDVGGKDATGKKLDLKKKIEYARMRKLQLRAKVQNTIDRNVTQAYEELHKLASALGLSKEVIDQAAIIYKKAIESGLVRGRAIESIVAAALYAACRIMRTPRSLDEIVKYTRSDRKEIARCYRLLWKELNWEELNVEIPKPDPTLYIPRIVAQLGLSGSVEAIAKDIINKIRNTGIGAGKDPAGIAAAAVYIATLLSNEKRSQKEIAVAAGVTEVTVRNRYKELVEYLKLNLPIPG
- a CDS encoding DUF357 domain-containing protein, whose translation is MGEEISRNPRERLRRYLIKMRKVLEEAERNFSGDLNARKVLEEARRYYEDARYYLDKEDYETGLVAVSYAEGLLDALRMLGYTSFEWSRPADEKIVFVGGTFDIVHPGHIALLKKASEYGKVYVSIARDANVVRFKGREPVNPESWRLEVVSAVRYVYKAFLGDEGDVLRSVERVRPDIILLGPDQVFNEEDLVRELRNRNLGNITIMRMPTRIDNYSTTGVIRRILDRYCLDRF